The following proteins are encoded in a genomic region of Pirellulales bacterium:
- the tgt gene encoding tRNA guanosine(34) transglycosylase Tgt, giving the protein MSFHFALHAQETQYLTSDGSKQQTTLTARRGTFSTPHGSVETPAFMPVGTQGTVKGITLDQLRATGAQMILGNTYHLSLRPGEEVIRQLGGLHGFTGWEGPILTDSGGFQLFSLAEMCKVTEERATFKSHLDGSKIELSPERAVAIQQGLGSDVMMILDHVVALPCSAEVIHDATLRSIRWARRCQNAQTSANQALFAIVQGGLDADLRMFCAREMGAMDFIGYAVGGLSVGEAPAEMYRILEATTPCLPVEKPRYLMGVGRPIDLLEGIRRGIDLFDCVMPTRNGRNALAFTDYGAVRIKNRKYLVDPSPLEDHCPCPACRHSKSYLRHLFHAEEMLGPILLSLHNLYYYQRLMRDAREAIIAGTFEDFYAQKIAGWQREFTM; this is encoded by the coding sequence ATGTCTTTTCACTTTGCCTTGCACGCCCAGGAGACACAGTATTTAACGAGTGACGGTTCTAAACAACAAACCACGCTGACGGCGCGTCGCGGGACTTTTTCCACTCCGCATGGCTCGGTCGAAACCCCCGCCTTTATGCCGGTGGGCACGCAGGGAACGGTCAAGGGAATCACGCTCGATCAACTACGGGCCACCGGCGCGCAGATGATCCTGGGCAATACCTACCATCTCTCGCTGCGGCCGGGCGAGGAGGTCATCCGCCAACTGGGGGGCCTGCATGGCTTTACCGGCTGGGAAGGGCCAATTTTGACCGACAGCGGCGGCTTTCAGCTTTTTAGCCTGGCTGAAATGTGCAAAGTCACCGAAGAACGGGCAACGTTCAAATCCCACCTGGACGGCAGCAAGATCGAGCTTTCCCCTGAACGGGCAGTCGCCATCCAGCAAGGCCTCGGCAGCGATGTCATGATGATTCTGGATCATGTGGTGGCCCTCCCCTGCTCCGCCGAGGTCATCCACGACGCCACGCTGCGCTCAATCCGCTGGGCCAGACGTTGCCAAAACGCCCAAACCAGCGCGAACCAGGCCCTGTTTGCGATTGTCCAAGGGGGACTAGACGCGGATTTGCGGATGTTTTGCGCGCGGGAAATGGGGGCGATGGACTTTATCGGCTATGCGGTCGGCGGGTTGAGCGTGGGCGAAGCGCCGGCGGAAATGTACCGCATCCTCGAAGCCACCACGCCTTGCTTGCCGGTGGAAAAGCCGCGGTACCTGATGGGCGTGGGTCGGCCGATTGATTTGCTGGAGGGGATCCGCCGCGGAATTGATTTGTTTGATTGTGTGATGCCGACGCGAAACGGCCGCAACGCGCTGGCGTTTACGGACTATGGCGCGGTGCGGATCAAAAACCGCAAATACCTGGTTGATCCGAGTCCGCTGGAGGACCATTGCCCCTGTCCCGCCTGCCGCCATAGCAAGAGCTACCTGAGGCACCTGTTTCATGCGGAGGAAATGCTGGGACCGATTTTATTATCGCTGCACAATTTGTATTATTACCAGCGCTTGATGCGCGATGCGCGAGAGGCGATCATCGCGGGAACGTTCGAAGACTTTTATGCGCAAAAAATCGCGGGCTGGCAACGCGAGTTTACAATGTAG
- the hisH gene encoding imidazole glycerol phosphate synthase subunit HisH, translating to MLAIIDYQMGNLRSVQKGFERVGVSATIINQPDLIRTADRIVLPGVGAFGDAMAELRRRELIEPIREHILAGKPFLGICLGLQMLFDVGHEGGQFAGDTQEGLGIIPGEVRRFELPTEYKVPHMGWNGLAIRRRCPVLRDIPDGERFYFVHSYYVAPRDAGVIATETDYGGNFCSSIWHENIFATQFHPEKSQSRGLELLKNFAAW from the coding sequence ATGCTCGCCATCATCGACTATCAAATGGGCAACCTCCGTAGCGTCCAAAAAGGTTTTGAGCGCGTGGGCGTGTCGGCCACGATCATCAACCAGCCCGATTTGATCCGTACAGCCGACCGGATCGTGCTGCCGGGGGTCGGGGCGTTTGGCGACGCCATGGCCGAGCTTCGCCGCCGCGAACTGATCGAACCGATCCGCGAACATATCCTCGCGGGGAAGCCGTTTCTGGGGATCTGCCTGGGCCTGCAAATGCTCTTTGACGTGGGACACGAAGGAGGCCAATTCGCCGGTGACACGCAGGAGGGACTGGGTATCATTCCCGGCGAAGTCCGGCGATTTGAACTGCCCACGGAATACAAGGTGCCGCACATGGGCTGGAACGGCCTGGCCATCCGCCGCCGCTGCCCCGTACTGCGGGATATTCCCGATGGAGAGCGGTTTTACTTTGTGCACTCGTACTACGTGGCCCCGCGCGACGCGGGGGTCATCGCCACCGAAACCGACTACGGCGGCAACTTTTGCTCGAGCATCTGGCACGAAAACATCTTCGCCACCCAATTCCACCCCGAAAAAAGCCAATCCCGCGGGCTGGAGTTGTTAAAGAACTTTGCGGCGTGGTGA